The segment AATCAAATTGTTTACAAAATAACTCGCAAAAAACACgtcatttctcaaaaaaaagatcaatgtTTGTGATTGTCTGAGACGATGAGATAACGCTCGCAGAATCCCATAATTATGCCACATAATAAATTTGCACCCACATAGAGCAATTTCTCTTAAGACAAATTCTTATGAAAATGTGACAAAAATATTCTGTGGTTGTAAAAGAAGGAACTGCGATGCTTTTAGCCGTGacattgttgaaaattttatcgcGATTGTAGTGTTGTAGCAATGTGGGGACAATTGCGCGATTCATAATCGAGATTTACTCATCATGAGAGAGTTGCGTAGGTCAGGAACAATTCCCTGTGAgggaattagttggtataccgcATACATAGcaatgtatgtaggtatcGATCTTAGAGCTTTTcccaattcttttcttttgcgtTCTTTTTAGTATGGTTGCTGGAAGAAATTACTTGATTAATATTGGAAAACCCTATAAAGCTTTTAAGCTCTGTTAAATTTAACATGTAGGGGTTACAAATTCGAggcaaaaattgtttttttaattttaaacaccAAAATAGCACCAAAAAGACACCAAAAATACACCAAAAGACTACAATTGTTGtgattataaaattatcagaaagaaaatgttgaatttgttGTCGTAAAAGCTCTTTTATTGTTCTTCAAGagcaaaatgagaattttctctatcCTTTCATCACGTAATTCGactgataaattaaatttcaacccATAGACAAATCTCCTCTTTGTGGTATATCAGCTCTTATACACCGACGTATTATTATTGAgtctaaaattaaactttctgTACCTTCTTAACTATTCAAGAAGTGAATCGGGCTTTCTTGCAAATGTTCTAGAGCGATGAATGTGGAATTTCTAAGCAGATTGTGAAATTACTGAAGAGAGCGCATTTTCACGTGATTTTGTGCACTCCTTTGCACACAAAATGCATTCCACGGTAGAGTCACGAGATCATGATGATAGCCCATGGGATGCATTTTACGATGGCTCAACCATTTCTCAGATTGCCATCATTAgtgtacaaaaattatttgggCAAACCTACATGAAAGAATTTTGACGACTTCcattaaaagttattataTTTCTGGCAAACATTTTTAGTGTCATTGACCGATGgcaaaacattcttttctcCCCGTGATGGCTGAAAAAGgtaaaatcaatataaaaatcCAAAGCACGAGAAAATTGGCAGAGAAGACGaggtaataaatttattaagaacACACAGAAAGAAGCCAATATCCGCTGAATTTACCTTGTTTGCTATCCCCATTCTTTTGTCTATGTaacgaattaattttataagttgacgtgaaaaataaaaccatcGTTCTAAAGTGTCTCAAAATGTTTGGGGACAAACAAGCTCGATAAAATTTTAGCAGAAAAAGagatcaaaaagaaataaattaatgtagATTTTCTAAATAAGGTCTTGAAGAACTCCCACGTTTCATTTATTgaatgctttttatttcattcagatTGCGTCTGTTTGCCTCTTAATCTGcaaagttgaaaaattaaccATTAAGTCATCAAGTATGGAATGAACGttttaaaaaactgacttcatcaacaatttggagcaaaacaaagtttttaaaaCGTTTCCAAAAAGGCGTTTAAGTGCGTGATTGAACTTGAAGTTTTATATCGTCAGACACCCAAACACCATCCCTTATACTGAATTAAATTCTAGTTTCAATAATCCTTAGACAAAAATGACCTCTTAAAGCATGTTCAAAGTAAATCATTTTGcctgaaaaatcaaaaattatttatatcaaaaattttagttgATTTTGAGAGCTATTTCTGAGACAACGTCCCGTGTTagattgcaaattaattgaccactaaatatataattcgatcggacttttttttgcccagGAATAATTACAGGATGTTTGTCTGTCCAagtgaaagaattttgaatgaaatcaaCAAAGAGCGCTACCTCCTATATTCCACTTCATTGCGAATATCAATTAGCCAGGCCCAAACGAGGAAATTGCGGAAAAcaagaaagaattctttttattggtAGCAAATTAAATCTCCGCCACAAgattgaatataaaattctcaagtgAGAACAATTGCGTGGTCGATGTACGCGCGTAGGATGgggtattttaaatttatcttcttAAGCATAGAAGAGAtgtggaataaaattcttattgctAACAAACAGCTGTATTTGGCGCCAAAAGAGaggaattatattttatgctaaagcCCCCCTCTTGTTAAGGTAGGTGTGCAACGATGGAGACAATAGTCTCGCATTGTCATACAATCAGTGCAATTTTCATCGTGTGGATTTGTGccatttgaaattcttctttggtGTTTACCTAATAAGTTCCGGATGTGAATTATTCATAGAGcgttcgaaaaaaaatgatgagaatTAACCTTCAATTGTTCCATGCATGCCAAGAGacaaatttttcatgtttccAACCACTGTTTTACATACAAATtagatttaactttttttttttaattttatcttaaagCAATGATAGAGTCGGTTAATCACCTGTGAGAGCGAAGTGAGTTTAATTGATTCTGCAAtcaattttgagatttatgcGCTTTTATGCGGATGTTATGTAAGACGAAGAAGAGatgaaataagaagaaaagacGATTTAATCGACTGAGGACGATTTGCGTGAAATTTTATCCTGTTACCCAGGGCCAGGGTTAAAAACTCCAAATCCAATCACAACGACTCAATCATTCAGCATTGATTAAAGtcagagttttttctttatttattgcGGACAACTCAATCATGTCTGTGGTGTCATTGggataaatggaaaaattcgtTCCACGTCGTTATATATTATAgttcaaattgatttatttttatttatatgtacAAGTGCctaatttttatcaagaacttttcaaattttgtttcTTATATCATTAAATTACATAGGAATTGTTTTGTCTTTAATATGaacagttttatttatttatttaaaaatcataatttaaagaacttttagtgccaagaaaaagagattttaaaaatttaaacaaaaattgaaatagaaaaaaattcataaatttaatttcatagagcctttatcaatatttccacaatctctttaattttttataatatgaATGAACCAATATTTAGCTCTtttgaatcataaaaattaatttaaatcaatatttaaatacTGTACAGTAGAATATACATAGTTGAGTAATTAATCGATATTCATAAGCTTTCGTTttgcataaaacattttacagGTAGAACCATTTAAATTCGTAACCCTTCAATCCAGCTTTCTTTTCAGTTTCCTCCCTCGGCGTCTCTTCTTCTGGCACCCTTTCGAGTTTAAACTTGGGTTGATAGCCAAAAGCATCAGCTCTATATTCTGTACTCCTTCGTAGACCATCTCGTCCTACAACGTAGTATCCTCCCTCTTTATTTCCCTCGCGATCACcctgaaaagaatttttttttttttaaataaaatcgttaaagctgtaattttgaatgaaaagagCGCGAAATGCTTCAAGGTGTGGAACACGATGGATTTACCTTTTCATTGTGTCCGTGGTAACCAGCGGTGTAGTTGAAGAGGTAGAGGAGACCTTGCAGCATTTGCTCCATTGATTGATCATCCAAATTCACCTGAGCACTGTCTCGACTCTCAGGTGATTGTACTCTTGGCTGTTGCGCGAAGTTTTGCTGCCCATCCGGCTGTTTTCGCGACGGTTCAACACCCTTGAATCTTGCCATTACACTCTCAATGGGCATATCTTCCGGTAGTGCAGCACCTCCATCTGATTCTGGAGCTTGAGGGGCTGTTTGATCATCCCCAAGTGATCTTCCCTCGGGTAGAGCTCTCTGATCCGTTGAGTAATCTTCTTTTGCTGGCTGAGAGCTTGTTTGGGGTGGATTAAGGTCTATGCTCGGGGGATTTGGGGGTGTATCAAGTGCCGACGAGAAGGCACTTGATGGGCCCtgatttcctgaattttcttggaaagtTCCCTGACCTGGTGCTTGTCCAAATACTTGCCCAGGTGCTTGCTGAGGTACTTGCTCAGGTGTTTGTTCTACAGCCTGTCCTGGTGCTTGATCGTTACCCTGATCAAATCCTTGATTTATGCTGCCACCTTGATTGTCTTCTTGACCACCCCCAATTCCACCCCCTAATGATTTCTCATCTCTCAAGTTGAGATTTGAAATTCCCTGTCGTGGTTGTTGGGGGCTGAATCTGTTGCTAAATTGTGGCATTTGGGGTGGAAGGGCATTCTGGGGGGCGTAAGAGGGCACATTGGCAGGCTTCGGTGGCTCGGGGATTTTGCAATTTGAGCATGATTGAATATCACTGATTTTTTGAGTTGTTGGCTCAACTGGTACAATCTCCTGCTCCTTCAGAGGTGCTGCTGCAGTTGAGTGAATCACAAAAGGAAGTGGAGTTGTTGTTGAGTCTGTAAATGCTCTCGGTTGAGGACTTGATGATGCTAATTTGGATTTCATCGTTTCTATCGCAGCTGCGATATTTTTTgccactgaaaaaaaaattgaaaagtaaagtgaatttttaaattttcaagagaTCGTTAATGGATTAATGTCGGGAAAACTCACTTGGTTCAGCCATTAGCTTAATATTCTTCATGGAgagaactttaaaatttccattttcatctGTAGCATAGACTGTTACGTGATAAACATTATCAGCTGTGATAAAACCAAACTCCCCCATAATTATTCCATTCTCATCCTTCTTTTCGTGCCTATGCTGATTGCCCTCGATGTTGAAACCAAATTCATAAGGTCGATTCTCTCCGTTGTAGTACTTCGAGGCGGCATTCACCAGCACCAGTAGTGTTGAAATCtaccaaaaaaaagattgataGGAAAAAATCAGAGTTCATTGAATTGTGTGTTGACACACACACCGCGCTTTCCGCGGGTCAAAAGGTCGCAATgagaaatgtttcattttaggcttctttttttgcccatCTGCTGCATGATAAATTAGTATGCAGAGTGTGATAAAAAagttataataatttttaatgtcaaatattattatttgatAGGCGAAACCCCTACCCTACCCTACCCTAG is part of the Lutzomyia longipalpis isolate SR_M1_2022 chromosome 3, ASM2433408v1 genome and harbors:
- the LOC129794279 gene encoding uncharacterized protein LOC129794279 — protein: MSALDTRSPSTNCNPNKSNLSQEVGKIISTLLVLVNAASKYYNGENRPYEFGFNIEGNQHRHEKKDENGIIMGEFGFITADNVYHVTVYATDENGNFKVLSMKNIKLMAEPMAKNIAAAIETMKSKLASSSPQPRAFTDSTTTPLPFVIHSTAAAPLKEQEIVPVEPTTQKISDIQSCSNCKIPEPPKPANVPSYAPQNALPPQMPQFSNRFSPQQPRQGISNLNLRDEKSLGGGIGGGQEDNQGGSINQGFDQGNDQAPGQAVEQTPEQVPQQAPGQVFGQAPGQGTFQENSGNQGPSSAFSSALDTPPNPPSIDLNPPQTSSQPAKEDYSTDQRALPEGRSLGDDQTAPQAPESDGGAALPEDMPIESVMARFKGVEPSRKQPDGQQNFAQQPRVQSPESRDSAQVNLDDQSMEQMLQGLLYLFNYTAGYHGHNEKGDREGNKEGGYYVVGRDGLRRSTEYRADAFGYQPKFKLERVPEEETPREETEKKAGLKGYEFKWFYL